From a region of the Candidatus Methylacidiphilales bacterium genome:
- a CDS encoding endonuclease/exonuclease/phosphatase family protein, translated as MDRRTNRHSTHPMPYSILRLAILPCIALLAVPFMARCEDAAPRIEKPFSSEASGMDPAPERNFIRIATWKIEWFPAGLRHGADENAQLQTAATAALIREFDPDILVTQETRNLRALVLLNNNLGSRGYSRLASSWYYGENLEQNLNDKIQQQCGILSRFPWSEIWELDFAPFKTANPPVRGWLAARFNIKGRQFVLYNAFLKSNTGVDNAETLKANAASREASIRELKRDLDRLNLDPYRDRIIVLGDFNTDYFDSRFQGENTFGKLASMGFQHTWGAESRQNIITYPAAAGDARPDEVYDYIWLSSACGDPAPQAKVLAKGASKRKGVFGGDEPGLASDHYPVWVDIPLK; from the coding sequence ATGGACCGGCGCACAAACCGGCATTCCACCCATCCCATGCCTTATTCCATCCTCCGCCTGGCCATCCTTCCATGCATCGCCTTGCTTGCAGTCCCGTTCATGGCCCGCTGCGAAGACGCCGCGCCGCGCATCGAAAAACCCTTCTCTAGCGAAGCCTCCGGCATGGACCCCGCGCCCGAACGCAATTTCATCCGCATTGCCACCTGGAAGATTGAATGGTTTCCCGCCGGACTCCGGCATGGTGCGGACGAAAATGCCCAGTTGCAAACAGCCGCCACAGCCGCGCTGATCCGGGAATTCGATCCGGACATTCTCGTGACACAGGAAACCCGCAACCTCCGCGCCCTTGTTTTGCTGAATAACAATCTCGGGTCGCGCGGATATTCCCGATTGGCCTCTTCCTGGTACTATGGCGAAAACTTGGAACAAAATCTCAATGACAAAATCCAGCAGCAATGCGGCATCCTTTCACGTTTTCCCTGGTCTGAAATTTGGGAGCTGGACTTTGCCCCCTTTAAAACAGCCAACCCGCCGGTTCGCGGCTGGCTGGCCGCGCGTTTCAACATCAAGGGCCGGCAATTCGTCCTCTACAACGCCTTTTTGAAAAGCAACACCGGCGTCGATAACGCGGAAACACTCAAGGCAAACGCTGCCAGCCGCGAAGCTTCCATTCGCGAATTAAAACGCGACTTGGACCGGCTGAATCTCGACCCGTACCGCGACAGGATTATTGTCCTGGGCGATTTTAATACCGACTACTTCGACAGTCGTTTTCAGGGCGAAAACACATTCGGCAAACTGGCTTCGATGGGGTTTCAGCATACCTGGGGCGCGGAAAGCCGACAAAATATCATCACCTACCCCGCAGCCGCGGGCGATGCCCGCCCGGATGAAGTTTATGACTACATTTGGCTCTCCTCCGCATGCGGAGACCCCGCACCCCAGGCGAAAGTCCTGGCCAAAGGCGCTTCAAAACGCAAGGGTGTGTTCGGTGGCGATGAACCCGGCCTGGCCAGCGACCATTACCCCGTCTGGGTGGATATTCCGTTAAAGTGA
- a CDS encoding substrate-binding domain-containing protein, with protein MLKRDTVRFSSEIKDRTIALLRTLVRSRYFPEVIPAEAELSRLLRTSRSAVAMSLQVLLAENIISQHPGGHGWIYNGWTHQPPVGEVAFTVNTDILRGWYSLFQDWLIGFENVMFGEGYETRLLSDFQTPLQKIEKLRFAWEHGTMGFVLASYTEPSICRFFAESGIPAALLGNASTSEEELGRISSDNRTGEEKMLAYVLGQNHTQIAFYATGLNFHDGFRERFSSYQSIMHQYGLEPRADLAFKEPHNEMSARKAAEILYGLPTKPTTVICGCDREAFELIAELKHLEVEVPKHISICGFDNNHFGQILEPALTTIDIFAVEMGRVAANYLLNEMQVRQMPVKILLPTQLIVRNSVSPIGAPDAAPPIPPRNLHETGSILAF; from the coding sequence ATGCTAAAACGAGACACCGTCCGCTTTTCCTCGGAAATAAAAGACCGCACGATTGCCCTGCTGCGCACCCTGGTCCGCTCCCGTTATTTTCCAGAAGTCATCCCGGCGGAGGCGGAACTCAGCCGCCTCCTGCGCACATCGCGTTCCGCCGTCGCCATGTCGCTTCAGGTTCTGCTGGCGGAAAATATCATCAGCCAACACCCCGGCGGGCATGGCTGGATTTACAACGGTTGGACCCATCAACCCCCTGTCGGTGAAGTCGCCTTTACCGTCAATACAGACATCCTTCGCGGCTGGTACAGCCTCTTTCAGGACTGGCTGATCGGCTTTGAGAATGTCATGTTCGGCGAAGGCTATGAAACACGCCTGCTTTCTGATTTTCAAACCCCCTTGCAAAAAATTGAAAAGCTGCGCTTTGCCTGGGAGCACGGTACCATGGGTTTTGTACTCGCCAGCTACACGGAACCGTCCATCTGCCGCTTTTTCGCGGAATCCGGCATTCCTGCAGCGCTTCTCGGCAACGCCAGCACCAGCGAAGAGGAACTCGGACGCATCAGCTCGGACAACCGGACCGGGGAGGAAAAAATGCTCGCCTACGTGCTGGGTCAAAATCACACCCAGATCGCCTTTTACGCCACCGGGCTCAACTTCCACGACGGATTTCGCGAACGGTTCTCTTCTTATCAATCTATTATGCACCAATACGGCCTTGAACCGCGCGCCGACCTCGCCTTCAAGGAGCCCCACAATGAAATGTCGGCCCGCAAGGCCGCCGAGATCCTCTACGGCCTGCCCACCAAACCCACCACGGTCATCTGCGGCTGCGACCGCGAGGCCTTTGAACTGATCGCCGAACTCAAACACCTGGAAGTCGAGGTACCCAAGCACATCAGCATCTGTGGTTTTGATAACAACCACTTCGGGCAGATCCTGGAGCCCGCCCTCACGACCATCGACATTTTTGCCGTTGAAATGGGGCGTGTGGCCGCCAACTACCTGCTTAATGAAATGCAGGTACGCCAGATGCCCGTGAAAATCCTGTTGCCAACCCAGTTGATAGTTAGAAATTCAGTCAGTCCGATCGGCGCGCCTGATGCAGCGCCCCCCATACCGCCCCGGAACCTCCACGAAACCGGAAGCATTCTGGCATTCTGA